In the genome of Pseudarthrobacter sp. IC2-21, one region contains:
- a CDS encoding circularly permuted type 2 ATP-grasp protein, whose translation MSDLFQDYSEAAGRTGAYDEMFAPGQEARGSYVEVADALRKLSLADVSARADSMARTFLDRGVTFDFAGEERPFPLDIVPRIIPADEWTVLEKGVAQRVRALEAFLNDVYDKMNVVADGVIPRQLVTTSAHFHRQVHGFEPAGGVRVHISGIDVVRDAAGTFRVLEDNVRVPSGVSYVLENRRAMAKGLPEAFGQQLIRPVEEYPRRLLSALRKTAPAGVDDPTVVVLTPGVFNSAYFEHTLLAGLMGVELVEGRDLICRGNRVYMRTTAGEQRVDVIYKRIDDEFLDPLQFRSDSMLGCPGLVNAARAGGVTIANAVGNGVADDKLVYSYVPDLIRYYLSEEPIIANVDTYRLEEKEAREYVLDNLAELVVKPVDGSGGKGLVIGPDASKDELEALRHRVIADPRGWIAQPVLQLSTVPTLGGDKFGPRHVDLRPFAVNDGDDVWVLPGGLTRVALKEGSLIVNSSQGGGSKDTWVLAGSPQVPVETVPRPTISIRERVSVWPVESNWRDRQPEQQQ comes from the coding sequence ATGTCAGACCTATTCCAGGATTACTCCGAGGCCGCCGGGCGCACCGGCGCCTACGACGAGATGTTCGCGCCGGGCCAGGAAGCCCGCGGCTCATACGTGGAGGTGGCGGACGCGCTCCGCAAGCTTTCCCTCGCCGACGTCAGTGCCCGCGCGGACTCCATGGCACGGACGTTCCTGGACCGTGGTGTGACCTTTGACTTTGCGGGGGAGGAGCGGCCATTTCCGCTCGATATTGTGCCCCGTATCATTCCGGCCGATGAGTGGACTGTGCTGGAAAAGGGCGTGGCGCAGCGCGTGCGGGCCCTGGAAGCGTTCCTCAACGACGTCTACGACAAAATGAATGTGGTGGCTGACGGCGTGATCCCGCGCCAGCTCGTCACCACCAGCGCCCACTTCCACCGCCAGGTGCACGGCTTCGAACCTGCGGGCGGGGTCCGGGTGCACATCTCCGGCATCGATGTGGTCCGTGACGCTGCCGGGACGTTCCGGGTCCTGGAGGACAACGTTCGCGTCCCCTCGGGCGTCAGCTATGTCCTGGAGAACCGTCGCGCCATGGCCAAGGGCCTGCCCGAGGCCTTCGGCCAGCAGCTGATCCGGCCCGTGGAGGAGTACCCGCGCCGGCTCCTGTCGGCACTGCGTAAAACGGCACCCGCCGGCGTCGACGACCCCACGGTGGTGGTGCTGACCCCCGGTGTCTTCAACAGCGCCTACTTTGAACACACCCTGCTGGCCGGCCTGATGGGCGTGGAACTGGTCGAGGGCCGGGACCTCATCTGCCGCGGCAACCGTGTTTACATGCGCACCACCGCCGGCGAGCAGCGTGTGGATGTGATTTACAAACGCATCGACGACGAGTTCCTGGACCCCCTGCAGTTCCGGTCGGACTCCATGCTGGGCTGCCCCGGCCTGGTCAACGCCGCCCGCGCCGGCGGCGTGACCATCGCCAACGCTGTGGGCAACGGCGTGGCCGATGACAAGCTGGTGTACAGCTATGTCCCGGACCTCATCCGTTATTACCTCAGCGAGGAACCCATCATCGCGAACGTGGACACCTACCGGCTTGAGGAGAAGGAAGCCCGCGAGTACGTCCTGGACAACCTCGCCGAGCTTGTGGTCAAGCCCGTGGACGGGTCCGGCGGCAAGGGCCTGGTGATTGGTCCGGATGCGTCCAAGGATGAGCTTGAGGCCCTCCGCCACCGGGTCATTGCGGACCCGCGCGGGTGGATCGCGCAGCCCGTCCTGCAGCTGTCCACGGTGCCCACCCTGGGTGGGGACAAGTTCGGCCCCCGCCATGTGGACCTGCGCCCTTTCGCAGTGAACGACGGCGACGACGTCTGGGTGCTGCCCGGCGGCCTGACCCGTGTGGCGCTCAAGGAAGGCTCCCTGATAGTGAATTCCAGCCAGGGCGGCGGGTCCAAGGACACGTGGGTGCTGGCCGGTTCGCCGCAGGTGCCGGTGGAGACGGTTCCGCGGCCCACGATCTCCATCCGTGAGCGTGTGTCCGTCTGGCCGGTTGAAAGCAATTGGCGGGACCGCCAGCCGGAGCAGCAGCAGTGA
- a CDS encoding alpha-E domain-containing protein, whose product MLSRIAESLFWIGRYVERADGTARILDVHLERLNHLPMEERRRVAQELLAVMGARPQSEDFGLPELLHALAYDKTSATSIAGSLGAARENARRARETVSSGLWESLNTTYYGLSQHRKDVVGTYRFCNWTLERTAMVSGLADTTVSHDESWLFLVLGRSLERADMTARMLSTRDVLSAGMSWVNMLRCAGAYESFLRTRRAAFGDQHAAEFLLLDRLFPRSIVYALRDADECLAKLDPSAQRVGFINDARRIVGQARTFLEFHRTDDLMSELPEHMERVQKAVAQASDAISRKYFNQADELAWVGEVS is encoded by the coding sequence ATGCTTAGCCGTATTGCTGAGTCCCTTTTTTGGATCGGACGGTATGTTGAGCGCGCCGACGGTACCGCGCGCATCCTGGACGTGCACCTCGAACGCCTCAACCACCTGCCCATGGAGGAGCGCCGCCGGGTGGCCCAGGAACTGCTCGCGGTGATGGGCGCCCGGCCGCAGAGTGAAGACTTCGGCCTGCCGGAGCTGCTGCACGCCCTGGCGTACGACAAAACCAGCGCCACCTCCATTGCGGGGTCTTTGGGCGCAGCCCGGGAAAACGCACGGCGCGCCCGCGAGACCGTATCCTCCGGCCTGTGGGAGAGCCTGAACACCACGTACTACGGGCTGAGCCAGCACCGCAAGGACGTGGTGGGGACCTACCGGTTCTGTAACTGGACGCTGGAACGGACCGCCATGGTCAGCGGCCTGGCCGACACCACGGTGAGCCATGACGAGAGCTGGCTGTTCCTGGTGCTCGGCCGGTCCCTGGAGCGCGCGGACATGACCGCCCGGATGCTCTCCACCCGCGATGTCCTGTCCGCGGGCATGTCCTGGGTGAACATGCTGCGGTGCGCCGGGGCCTATGAATCCTTCCTGCGCACCCGGAGGGCCGCCTTCGGTGACCAGCATGCGGCCGAGTTCCTGCTGCTGGACCGGCTGTTCCCGCGTTCGATTGTTTACGCCCTGCGTGACGCCGATGAGTGCCTCGCGAAGCTGGATCCGTCCGCGCAGCGCGTGGGCTTCATCAACGACGCCCGCCGCATCGTGGGCCAGGCCCGCACCTTCCTTGAGTTCCACCGCACGGACGACCTGATGTCCGAACTGCCCGAGCACATGGAACGCGTGCAGAAGGCCGTGGCCCAGGCGTCGGACGCCATTTCCCGTAAATACTTCAATCAGGCGGACGAGCTGGCCTGGGTGGGAGAAGTTTCATGA
- a CDS encoding transglutaminase family protein: MTRLSIIHTTAYKYNKRVTLSYNEARMTPLTDAQQVVLESVLKVSPSQAAVSTYRDYWGTRVTAFDMQMPHEHLEVVSNITVEVYRAEKIPAEADIVGWDVLASEETLNGFSDWLPQSQLSRPGDEVLGIIPGVVEGKNPHEAAMAVFEWMRGEMTYMSGSTAVTTNAEEAWGQRQGVCQDLAHLAIGALRSCGIPARYVSGYLHPRSTAAIGETVAGQSHAWLEFWDGAWRSWDPTNHKPAGDFHVTVARGRDYRDVPPLKGILSGGGGSALSVSVEITRLA, translated from the coding sequence ATGACCCGGCTGAGCATCATCCACACCACGGCCTACAAGTACAACAAGCGCGTCACGCTGTCGTACAACGAGGCCCGCATGACACCCCTGACGGACGCCCAGCAGGTGGTTCTGGAGTCCGTGCTCAAAGTGTCTCCCTCGCAGGCTGCGGTCAGCACCTACCGGGACTACTGGGGCACCAGGGTCACGGCGTTCGACATGCAGATGCCGCACGAGCATCTCGAGGTGGTTTCCAACATCACCGTCGAGGTGTACCGGGCAGAAAAGATCCCCGCAGAGGCGGACATTGTCGGCTGGGATGTCCTGGCATCAGAGGAAACGTTGAACGGGTTCAGCGATTGGCTGCCCCAGTCCCAGCTGAGCCGGCCGGGTGACGAAGTCCTGGGAATCATTCCGGGCGTTGTTGAAGGCAAGAACCCGCATGAGGCTGCGATGGCCGTCTTCGAATGGATGCGCGGGGAGATGACCTACATGTCCGGTTCCACCGCTGTCACCACCAACGCGGAAGAGGCCTGGGGGCAGCGGCAGGGCGTCTGCCAGGACCTCGCCCACCTCGCCATCGGCGCACTGCGCAGCTGCGGGATCCCGGCCCGGTACGTCTCCGGCTACCTGCACCCGAGATCGACGGCGGCGATCGGCGAGACCGTCGCGGGCCAGTCGCACGCATGGCTCGAGTTCTGGGACGGGGCCTGGCGCAGCTGGGACCCCACCAACCACAAGCCGGCGGGGGATTTCCACGTGACGGTGGCCAGGGGCCGTGACTACCGCGACGTGCCGCCGCTGAAGGGAATCCTCTCCGGCGGCGGCGGGTCGGCGCTGAGCGTCAGCGTGGAAATCACCCGCCTGGCGTAG
- a CDS encoding pyridoxamine 5'-phosphate oxidase family protein — protein MTSEPITEVHNLEHHECWELLRTVSVGRLAVLVDGHPDIFPINYTVDGGTIVFRTGQGTKLAAASGGSRVAVEADGVDAVTGLAWSVVLKGPAAAIKGTEGVLDTAALYLFPWQAGKKDTFIRVSPDVLTGRRFKVTAPMTWWTQLSGAAKASPE, from the coding sequence ATGACTAGCGAACCAATTACCGAAGTCCACAACCTGGAACACCATGAATGCTGGGAACTCCTCCGGACAGTCTCCGTGGGCCGGCTCGCGGTCCTTGTGGACGGTCATCCGGACATCTTCCCCATCAACTACACGGTGGACGGGGGAACGATCGTCTTCCGCACGGGCCAGGGGACCAAGCTGGCGGCGGCATCCGGAGGTTCCCGCGTGGCAGTCGAAGCCGACGGCGTGGATGCCGTCACCGGGCTCGCCTGGAGTGTGGTCCTCAAAGGGCCCGCGGCCGCCATCAAGGGCACCGAAGGCGTCCTGGATACGGCCGCACTGTACCTGTTCCCGTGGCAGGCAGGTAAGAAGGACACCTTCATCCGGGTCAGCCCGGACGTCCTGACGGGCCGCCGGTTCAAGGTCACCGCGCCGATGACCTGGTGGACGCAGCTCAGCGGAGCGGCCAAGGCCTCGCCTGAGTGA
- a CDS encoding SDR family NAD(P)-dependent oxidoreductase, translating to MSSPDLSAGLTPEEIQACLKVLNTIHVYDEEHPDYVSVRRATGKMFKAVKRHRRVTKRDLISEADREVLARTATAAPDRIDDETRGNKLASSATGEVAGHLIRSRPCYICKQHYTQVDAFYHQLCPECAAFNHGKRDARTDLTGRRALLTGGRAKIGMYIALRLLRDGAHTTITTRFPKDAARRFAAMEDSSDWLHRLRIVGIDLRDPSQVMALTDSLNAAGPLDIIINNAAQTVRRSGNAYKPLVDAEDEPLPAELEPANGGPELLTFGHAHDKHPLALAGSVTDHPVLAGDAITSLALSTGSASLERIASGTAIDAGGLVPDLASINSWTQVVDEVDPLEMLEVQLCNVTAPFLLVSRLREAMKRSTAHRKYIVNVSAMEGQFSRAYKGPGHPHTNMAKAALNMMTRTSAKEMLDADGILMTAVDTGWITDERPHFTKVRLMEEGFHAPLDLVDGAARVYDPIVMGENGEDQYGVFLKDYKPSPW from the coding sequence GAACACCATCCACGTCTACGACGAGGAACACCCGGACTACGTTTCCGTGCGCCGGGCCACCGGGAAAATGTTCAAGGCCGTCAAGCGCCACCGCCGGGTCACCAAGCGCGACCTCATCTCAGAAGCCGACCGGGAAGTCCTTGCCCGGACAGCCACGGCCGCGCCCGACCGCATCGATGACGAGACCCGCGGAAACAAGCTGGCCAGCTCGGCGACAGGCGAAGTTGCCGGCCACCTGATCCGGTCCCGGCCCTGCTACATCTGCAAACAGCACTACACCCAGGTGGACGCCTTCTACCATCAGCTCTGCCCTGAGTGCGCTGCTTTCAACCACGGCAAGCGGGACGCCCGGACCGATCTCACCGGCCGGCGTGCGCTGCTCACCGGCGGACGCGCCAAGATCGGCATGTACATTGCCCTGCGGCTGCTGCGGGACGGCGCGCACACCACCATCACCACCAGGTTCCCCAAGGACGCCGCGCGCCGTTTCGCCGCCATGGAGGACAGCAGCGACTGGCTGCACCGGCTTCGGATTGTAGGCATCGACCTGCGCGACCCCTCCCAGGTCATGGCGCTGACCGATTCCCTGAACGCCGCCGGCCCGCTGGACATCATCATCAACAACGCGGCCCAGACGGTGCGGCGCTCCGGCAATGCCTACAAACCGCTGGTGGACGCCGAAGACGAACCGCTCCCCGCCGAACTCGAGCCTGCCAACGGCGGCCCGGAACTGCTGACGTTTGGCCACGCGCACGACAAACACCCGCTCGCCCTGGCCGGCAGCGTAACCGACCATCCGGTCCTGGCCGGCGACGCCATCACCTCGCTGGCCCTGTCCACGGGCTCGGCGTCGTTGGAGCGCATCGCGTCAGGCACCGCGATTGACGCCGGCGGCCTGGTTCCGGACCTGGCAAGCATCAACAGCTGGACCCAGGTGGTGGATGAGGTGGATCCGCTGGAGATGCTCGAGGTCCAGCTCTGCAACGTCACAGCCCCGTTCCTGCTGGTCAGCAGGCTCCGTGAGGCCATGAAACGGTCCACAGCGCACCGGAAGTACATCGTGAACGTCTCGGCCATGGAGGGCCAGTTCTCCCGCGCGTACAAAGGCCCTGGGCATCCGCATACCAACATGGCAAAGGCGGCCCTGAACATGATGACCCGGACCAGCGCCAAGGAAATGCTGGACGCTGATGGCATCCTGATGACGGCCGTGGACACCGGGTGGATCACCGACGAGCGCCCGCATTTTACCAAGGTGCGGCTGATGGAAGAGGGCTTCCACGCTCCGCTGGACCTGGTGGACGGGGCCGCCAGGGTCTACGACCCTATCGTGATGGGCGAGAACGGCGAGGACCAGTACGGGGTCTTCCTGAAGGATTACAAGCCCAGCCCCTGGTAG